From Deferrisoma camini S3R1, the proteins below share one genomic window:
- a CDS encoding NADH:ubiquinone reductase (Na(+)-transporting) subunit F gives MSGQAMADVLTAVGVLVGLGAFLALVLVVAERRLVHSGPVRLTINDADPVEVPGGEPLLSVLRERKIFVPSACGGRGSCGLCKVRILEGGGPVLPTETPHLSPEEIEDRVRLACQVKVRDDTAIEIPAHLLEVEEYEVRVEAIEELTYDIRRVRLAFGPGVAFRFRAGQYVQIETPIYDGLGEPVYRAYSISSPPQDTDAVELIIRKVPRGICTTFVHELLLVGDRLRINGPYGDFYLRETPAEAVFIAGGSGLAPFESILADMVARGVRKKVTLFFGAVSRRDLYDLERLHAYGERLPGFSFVPALSHPDPGDDWQGETGLITDVVARHYGSMEGMEAYLCGSPGMIDACVRVLTDKGVAEDRIFYDKFA, from the coding sequence GTGAGCGGGCAGGCCATGGCCGACGTGCTCACCGCCGTGGGGGTTCTGGTGGGGCTGGGGGCGTTCCTGGCCCTGGTCCTGGTGGTGGCCGAGCGCAGGCTCGTGCACTCGGGCCCGGTGCGGCTCACCATCAACGACGCCGACCCGGTCGAGGTGCCGGGCGGCGAGCCCCTGCTGTCGGTGCTGCGCGAGCGCAAGATCTTCGTGCCGTCGGCCTGCGGCGGCCGGGGCAGCTGCGGGCTGTGCAAGGTGCGGATCCTGGAGGGCGGCGGCCCGGTGCTGCCCACCGAGACCCCGCACCTGTCGCCCGAGGAGATCGAGGATCGGGTTCGGCTGGCCTGCCAGGTCAAGGTGCGCGACGACACGGCCATCGAGATCCCGGCCCACCTCCTGGAGGTGGAGGAGTACGAGGTCCGGGTCGAGGCGATCGAGGAGCTCACCTACGACATCCGCCGCGTGCGGCTGGCGTTCGGGCCGGGCGTGGCGTTCCGGTTCCGGGCCGGCCAGTACGTGCAGATCGAGACCCCCATCTACGACGGCCTGGGCGAGCCCGTGTACCGGGCCTACTCCATCAGCTCGCCGCCCCAGGACACCGACGCCGTCGAGCTGATCATCCGCAAGGTGCCCCGGGGCATCTGCACCACGTTCGTCCACGAGCTGCTGCTCGTGGGCGACCGGCTCCGGATCAACGGCCCCTACGGCGACTTCTACCTGCGCGAGACCCCGGCCGAGGCCGTGTTCATCGCGGGGGGCTCGGGGCTCGCGCCGTTCGAGAGCATCCTGGCCGACATGGTGGCCCGCGGCGTGCGCAAGAAGGTCACCCTGTTCTTCGGCGCGGTGTCCCGGCGGGACCTCTACGACCTGGAGCGGCTCCACGCCTACGGCGAGCGGCTCCCGGGGTTCTCGTTCGTGCCGGCCCTGTCCCACCCCGACCCCGGGGACGACTGGCAGGGCGAGACCGGGCTGATCACCGACGTGGTGGCCCGGCACTACGGCTCCATGGAGGGCATGGAGGCCTACCTGTGCGGCAGCCCCGGCATGATCGACGCCTGCGTGCGGGTGC
- a CDS encoding electron transport complex protein RnfA, with amino-acid sequence MTQQGAFTIFIAAIFINNILLSNFLGMCPFIAVSREVRTAAGLGAAVAFVMTLTSGLNYLVYAYLLEPLGLEYLRYIAFIVVIAATVQLVEMVIERTSPVLYYALGIFLPLITVNCAILGVSLFMVIRQYSFVQSLAYGAGSGVGWALAILAMAGLRRKMKRSRVPAALEGPGITVILAGIMALAFIGFSGMVPM; translated from the coding sequence ATGACCCAACAGGGCGCGTTCACGATCTTCATCGCGGCGATCTTCATCAACAACATCCTCCTGTCGAACTTCCTGGGGATGTGTCCGTTCATCGCCGTGAGCCGCGAGGTGCGCACGGCCGCCGGCCTGGGCGCGGCCGTGGCGTTCGTGATGACCCTGACCTCGGGCCTGAACTACCTGGTGTACGCGTACCTGCTGGAGCCGTTGGGGCTCGAGTACCTGCGCTACATCGCGTTCATCGTGGTGATCGCGGCCACGGTGCAGCTGGTGGAGATGGTGATCGAGCGCACGAGCCCCGTGCTCTACTACGCCCTGGGCATCTTCCTGCCGCTGATCACGGTGAACTGCGCCATCCTGGGGGTGAGCCTGTTCATGGTGATCCGGCAGTACTCGTTCGTGCAGAGCCTGGCCTACGGAGCCGGCAGCGGCGTGGGCTGGGCGCTGGCCATCCTGGCCATGGCCGGGCTGCGCAGGAAGATGAAGCGCTCCCGGGTGCCCGCGGCCCTCGAGGGGCCCGGCATCACGGTGATCCTGGCCGGGATCATGGCCCTGGCCTTCATCGGGTTCTCGGGCATGGTGCCGATGTGA
- the rsxE gene encoding electron transport complex subunit RsxE gives MRPALWLRRSRAVSTLRRGVWDDNPVYRQILGICSTLAVTNLLVNTVVMGLGLIFATAMSCWTVSLLRNVTPKRVRMMAQVLIIASYVILVDLALKAYLPEISEALGPYVGLIITNCIIMGRCEAFAAKNPPGLAFLDGLGCAVGYTLVLLAIAFFRELLGFGTLFGYPVLPERVTLWTIMAMPPGAFFMLGLAIWFFRTIQKPREA, from the coding sequence ATGAGGCCGGCCCTGTGGTTGCGGCGGAGCCGGGCCGTCAGCACCCTGCGCCGGGGCGTGTGGGACGACAACCCGGTGTACCGTCAGATCCTGGGCATCTGCTCCACCCTGGCCGTCACGAACCTCCTGGTGAACACCGTGGTCATGGGCCTGGGGCTCATCTTCGCCACGGCCATGTCCTGCTGGACCGTGAGCCTGCTGCGCAACGTCACGCCCAAGCGGGTGCGCATGATGGCCCAGGTACTGATCATCGCCTCCTACGTGATCCTGGTGGACCTGGCGCTCAAGGCGTACCTGCCCGAGATCAGCGAGGCGCTGGGGCCGTACGTGGGTCTGATCATCACCAACTGCATCATCATGGGCCGGTGCGAGGCGTTCGCCGCCAAGAACCCGCCGGGCCTGGCGTTCTTGGACGGCCTGGGATGCGCGGTGGGGTACACCCTGGTGCTCCTGGCCATCGCGTTCTTCCGGGAGCTGCTGGGGTTCGGCACCCTGTTCGGTTACCCGGTGCTGCCGGAGAGGGTGACCCTGTGGACGATCATGGCCATGCCGCCGGGGGCGTTCTTCATGCTGGGCCTGGCCATCTGGTTCTTCCGGACCATCCAGAAACCGAGGGAGGCATGA
- a CDS encoding FMN-binding protein has translation MRIQERPWYPVVFMVVLSAVFGAAVSTVEVLSLPRQQAGEQARLRARVLQAFGVDAPTDPVALAGVWKARVAEGRDEVGPYYALRERGRVKGYAFPFEAPGFWGAIFGVVAVDDRAETILGISFLRHEETPGLGGRISEAWFRDQFRGKSLEVRDGRVLEFVFRKPRGPREVEAITGATQTSNRLGRFLNEFLAGLPQRPVFRRKGSG, from the coding sequence ATGAGGATCCAGGAGCGGCCCTGGTATCCGGTGGTGTTCATGGTGGTCCTGTCCGCCGTGTTCGGGGCCGCGGTGAGCACGGTGGAGGTGCTCAGCCTGCCCCGGCAGCAGGCCGGCGAGCAGGCCCGCCTGCGGGCCCGGGTGCTCCAGGCGTTCGGGGTGGACGCGCCGACCGACCCCGTGGCCCTGGCCGGGGTGTGGAAGGCCCGGGTGGCTGAGGGCCGGGACGAGGTCGGCCCCTACTACGCCCTGCGGGAGAGGGGCCGGGTGAAGGGCTATGCGTTCCCGTTCGAGGCCCCCGGGTTCTGGGGGGCGATCTTCGGGGTGGTGGCCGTGGACGACCGGGCCGAGACGATCCTGGGCATCTCGTTCCTGCGCCACGAGGAGACCCCCGGGCTGGGGGGCCGGATCTCCGAGGCCTGGTTCCGGGACCAGTTCCGGGGCAAGTCCCTGGAGGTGCGCGACGGCCGGGTGCTGGAGTTCGTGTTCCGGAAGCCCCGAGGCCCCCGGGAGGTGGAGGCCATCACCGGCGCCACCCAGACCAGCAACCGCCTGGGCCGGTTCCTGAACGAGTTTCTGGCGGGCCTTCCCCAACGGCCGGTGTTCCGGCGAAAGGGGAGCGGATGA
- a CDS encoding RnfABCDGE type electron transport complex subunit D has product MRPSPRLVRWQPNMVAVLKAVAPAGLAAVYYYGWRALAVVAVTNAFAFATEYAFTRRRGESVTSAAFVTGTLLALSLPPAVPFWMCAVGAVVAIGFGKELFGGMGRNVYNPALVGRAFLYVSFPVAITGTWTEPFWGGVGGLTAWAPGADAVTSATLLPVLAQGAPIGLSALFWGAMPGSLGETCKAAVLLGGAYLLWRRVASWEIVASVLGSFAVLTGVLRTAGLAGPDPLRAVLAGGILYGAVFMATDPVSANRTRAGKVLYGCVIGTAAVLIREFGNFPEGAMFAILLGNTFGPIIEEALAAWKARRAGGQPA; this is encoded by the coding sequence GTGCGCCCCTCCCCCCGCCTCGTGCGCTGGCAACCGAACATGGTCGCGGTGCTCAAGGCCGTGGCCCCGGCCGGCCTGGCGGCGGTGTACTACTACGGGTGGCGGGCCCTGGCCGTGGTGGCGGTGACCAACGCGTTCGCGTTCGCCACGGAGTACGCGTTCACCCGGCGCCGGGGCGAGTCGGTGACCTCGGCCGCGTTCGTCACCGGCACCCTGCTCGCGCTGTCGCTGCCTCCGGCCGTGCCGTTCTGGATGTGCGCCGTGGGCGCGGTGGTGGCGATCGGGTTCGGCAAGGAGCTCTTTGGGGGCATGGGCCGCAACGTGTACAACCCGGCCCTGGTGGGCCGGGCGTTCCTGTACGTGTCGTTCCCCGTGGCCATCACCGGCACCTGGACCGAGCCGTTCTGGGGGGGCGTGGGCGGGCTCACGGCCTGGGCCCCCGGGGCGGACGCCGTGACCTCGGCCACCCTGCTGCCGGTCCTGGCCCAGGGGGCGCCCATCGGGCTGTCGGCCCTGTTCTGGGGGGCCATGCCCGGCAGCCTGGGCGAGACCTGCAAGGCGGCCGTGCTCCTGGGCGGGGCCTATCTCCTGTGGAGGCGGGTGGCGTCGTGGGAGATCGTGGCGAGCGTGCTCGGCAGCTTCGCCGTCCTGACCGGGGTGTTGCGAACGGCCGGGCTGGCCGGGCCCGATCCGCTGCGGGCGGTCCTGGCCGGGGGCATCCTGTACGGCGCCGTGTTCATGGCCACCGACCCGGTGAGCGCCAACCGCACCCGGGCCGGAAAGGTGCTCTACGGGTGCGTGATCGGCACGGCCGCGGTGCTGATCCGGGAGTTCGGCAACTTCCCCGAGGGCGCCATGTTCGCGATCCTGCTGGGCAACACCTTCGGCCCGATCATCGAGGAGGCCCTGGCGGCGTGGAAGGCCCGCCGGGCGGGGGGGCAGCCGGCATGA
- a CDS encoding response regulator gives MPVHVLIVDDSPADVRLIEELLAEARGEEFSTGAAHSLADGIEAARTGTYDVVLLDLMLPDAQGAETLQRFLGGAPEVPVVVLTGLGGGDLALEALRVGAQDFVPKTELEPARLERVIRYARERARLQGSLERTAAELARELEDRRAAEARLRRTLRALRTLAACLGVSRETRGAKAIAEAFCRVAVEEGGYAMVWVGLTEREPRLVRPLAAAGAAKDYVDQIQVTWDEGPLGQGPSGTAIRTGQPAVVRDMARAPTFAPWCRRALAQGFRSSAALPLTAGDEVVGMFGVYSTEVDAFDEEEVSLLARVADALSAALQAERTAEELARAEARARQAERLSAVGQLAGGVAHDFNNLLQIILGQSELLLGLDDLAPVVRRRVEQILTAADRAADLTRQLLAFSRKQVLEPRVVDLNGVVRGVVKMAGRLLEEHIRVETRLAGDLWAVRVDPGQMEQVILNLTVNARDAMPEGGVLTLETANVELDETYSRAHDGLVPAGEYVMLAVSDTGEGMDEETQAHIFEPFFTTKEKGKGTGLGLSTVYGIVTQSGGYVWVYSEPGRGTTFKIYLPHAEGAPAAGVEAPEAAPEPEAPGAEPRRSATVLVVEDDAGVRATVREALTAEGFRVLEADGSGDALLAVEHYGREIDLVLTDVVMPRMNGPALARRIRQQVPGMRVLFMTGYTGNGVVHQRILEPGARLIHKPFSRQALAETVRFVLQEAL, from the coding sequence ATGCCGGTGCACGTGCTGATCGTCGATGACAGCCCCGCGGATGTGCGGCTGATCGAGGAGCTCCTGGCCGAGGCCCGGGGAGAGGAGTTCTCCACGGGGGCCGCCCACTCCCTGGCCGACGGGATCGAGGCGGCGAGGACCGGCACGTACGACGTGGTCTTACTGGACCTAATGCTCCCCGATGCCCAGGGAGCCGAGACCCTCCAGCGGTTCCTCGGTGGGGCGCCCGAGGTGCCGGTGGTGGTGCTCACCGGGCTCGGGGGAGGGGATCTCGCCCTTGAGGCCCTGCGCGTGGGCGCCCAGGACTTCGTGCCCAAGACCGAGCTGGAGCCGGCGCGCCTGGAGCGGGTGATTCGCTATGCCAGGGAGCGGGCCCGGCTGCAGGGGAGCCTGGAGCGGACCGCGGCCGAGCTGGCCCGGGAGCTCGAGGACCGACGTGCAGCCGAAGCCCGGCTTCGCCGGACCCTGCGGGCGCTGCGTACCCTGGCGGCCTGCCTCGGCGTGAGCCGGGAAACAAGGGGAGCAAAGGCCATTGCCGAGGCGTTTTGCCGGGTGGCTGTGGAGGAGGGCGGCTACGCCATGGTCTGGGTGGGGCTCACGGAGCGGGAACCGCGGCTGGTACGGCCTCTGGCGGCGGCCGGGGCGGCCAAGGACTACGTGGACCAGATCCAGGTGACCTGGGACGAGGGCCCCCTGGGCCAGGGGCCCAGCGGCACTGCCATCCGTACCGGCCAGCCCGCCGTGGTGCGGGACATGGCCCGGGCCCCGACGTTCGCCCCCTGGTGTCGACGGGCCCTCGCCCAGGGGTTCCGGTCGAGCGCGGCTTTGCCCCTCACCGCCGGGGATGAGGTCGTGGGGATGTTCGGGGTCTACAGCACCGAGGTCGACGCCTTCGACGAGGAAGAGGTGAGCCTGCTGGCCCGGGTGGCCGACGCGCTGTCGGCCGCCCTCCAGGCCGAGCGAACGGCCGAGGAGCTGGCCCGGGCCGAGGCCCGGGCTAGGCAGGCCGAGCGACTGAGCGCGGTGGGCCAGCTGGCTGGGGGGGTGGCCCACGACTTCAACAACCTGCTCCAGATCATCCTGGGCCAGAGCGAGCTCCTGTTGGGCTTGGACGACCTGGCCCCGGTCGTCCGGAGGCGGGTGGAGCAGATCCTGACGGCAGCCGACCGGGCCGCGGACCTGACGCGGCAGCTCCTGGCCTTCAGCCGCAAGCAGGTGCTGGAGCCCCGGGTGGTGGACCTGAACGGCGTGGTCCGGGGGGTGGTGAAGATGGCGGGCCGCCTGCTCGAGGAGCACATCCGGGTCGAAACCCGGCTGGCCGGGGACCTGTGGGCGGTGCGGGTCGACCCAGGCCAGATGGAGCAGGTGATCCTGAACCTGACCGTGAACGCCCGGGACGCAATGCCCGAGGGAGGGGTGCTCACCCTCGAAACCGCCAACGTCGAGCTCGACGAGACTTACAGCCGGGCCCACGACGGTCTGGTGCCGGCGGGCGAATACGTGATGCTCGCGGTGAGCGACACCGGCGAGGGCATGGATGAAGAGACCCAGGCCCACATCTTCGAGCCGTTTTTCACCACCAAGGAGAAGGGCAAGGGCACGGGCCTCGGGCTGTCCACGGTGTACGGTATTGTGACCCAGAGCGGCGGGTACGTTTGGGTCTACAGCGAGCCGGGCCGGGGCACCACGTTCAAGATCTACCTGCCCCATGCCGAGGGAGCGCCCGCGGCCGGGGTCGAGGCGCCCGAGGCGGCCCCAGAGCCCGAAGCCCCGGGGGCCGAGCCGCGTCGCTCGGCCACGGTGCTGGTGGTGGAGGACGATGCGGGGGTCCGGGCTACGGTGCGGGAGGCCCTGACCGCCGAGGGGTTCCGGGTGCTCGAGGCCGACGGCTCGGGGGACGCCCTGCTGGCCGTGGAGCACTATGGCCGGGAGATCGACCTGGTGCTCACCGACGTGGTCATGCCTCGCATGAACGGGCCCGCCCTGGCCCGCCGAATCCGGCAGCAGGTGCCGGGGATGCGAGTGCTGTTCATGACCGGGTACACCGGCAACGGGGTCGTCCACCAGCGCATTCTCGAGCCCGGGGCTCGCCTCATCCACAAGCCGTTCAGCCGCCAGGCCCTGGCCGAAACGGTCCGCTTCGTCCTGCAGGAGGCCCTGTGA